From Mytilus edulis chromosome 9, xbMytEdul2.2, whole genome shotgun sequence, the proteins below share one genomic window:
- the LOC139488731 gene encoding toll-like receptor 3, with the protein MAIIDICLLLFAVIHVARQNETDCPVLFCKCTNYDAICSGKYLTYIPRFPRNIQKVTFLNGNIGTLSKGRTENLTFNTIYVLRFINNSIIRLEPDTFSTFMTIKSLTISSEPSLRPTNVRNALNNMKTANLKSLNISDNDWGFLPDDMFQGMKTNRIENINLNRNNLHLLNFTWFSSMPHLKNLRVSFNKISTFTQKSISSLIKLNLDSNDITKFPKFCINHGNNSAFPNLNYLSLSGNKIVNVGAFRCFPRLQILKIGDNSIGRIHYNTFTELKELTNLSLQAIGKPLKQIEDGAFNLPLLQMLSLRDCHFHFESLSPSAQSSMLSSCKDLRVLDLCGNYLNSTILPRIISQLQQLRFLNLENTRLGFLPDNVFPDLPVIHTLIMKMNRIYGWDRDVFTHVKSLQYLDLRHNLIKIVNESSFPTALLANLKQISLATNQFACTCDQIWFVSWLRQTNMTLLGYPKAYYCTTPDNYNGILLKDYKPSVLWCSPIFIIVISISALVFLLISTMIIFLKCYTNIKNLLYLLKVKQFRRQGYIPIVNSNDYEYHAFVVYCDENRIWVHDDFVKKLENEQGFKFCIHHRDFDVGESVSGNVDKFLKKSWKVVVIISNAFAKNEWCQWEVDIIQERRRRQGKNALLLVMLENVTSKNMTSPLHTLLDSTPHLRYKKGIGENLFWSAVIADLRKAVGQPPISEL; encoded by the coding sequence ATGGCAATAATCGATATCTGCTTATTGCTTTTTGCAGTCATACATGTTGCAAGACAAAATGAAACAGATTGTCcggttttgttttgtaaatgtacGAATTATGATGCCATCTGCTCTGGTAAATATCTAACTTATATTCCACGTTTTCCGAGAAACATTCAAAAAGTTACTTTTCTAAATGGAAATATTGGGACACTGTCTAAAGGAAGGACTGAAAACTTAACTTTCAATACTATTTATGTGCTCAGATTTATAAATAATTCTATAATTCGACTTGAACCAGATACCTTCTCTACTTTCATGACGATCAAGTCATTGACCATCTCATCCGAACCCTCATTGCGACCAACAAATGTAAGGAATGCATTGAACAATATGAAAACTGCAAATTTAAAGTCACTCAACATATCAGACAACGATTGGGGCTTCCTTCCAGACGACATGTTTCAAGGAATGAAAACGAATAGAATTGAAAATATAAACCTTAACAGAAATAATCTGCATCTGTTAAATTTCACATGGTTTTCAAGTATGCCTCACTTGAAAAATTTGAGAGTcagttttaataaaatttcaacgTTTACACAAAAAAGTATTAGCAGCCTAATAAAACTTAATCTCGACAGTAATGACATAACAAAATTTCCGAAGTTTTGTATAAATCATGGTAATAACAGTGCATTTCCAAATTTAAACTATTTATCCCTTAGCggtaataaaattgtaaatgttgGAGCATTTCGATGTTTTCCGAGGctccaaatattaaaaattggtGACAATTCGATCGGTAGAATTCACTACAATACATTTACAGAATTAAAAGAATTAACTAATCTCAGTCTTCAAGCAATAGGAAAacctttaaaacaaattgaagatGGAGCTTTTAATTTACCGTTATTACAAATGTTATCACTCCGAGATTGTCATTTCCATTTTGAGAGTCTATCACCGTCGGCGCAAAGTAGTATGCTGTCAAGCTGCAAGGATTTAAGAGTTCTTGATCTCTGcggaaattatttaaattcaacgATTTTGCCTCGAATAATATCACAATTGCAACAGTTAAGATTTCTTAATTTGGAAAACACTAGGCTTGGCTTTTTGCCTGACAATGTATTTCCAGATCTGCCAGTTATACATACGCTTATCATGAAAATGAATCGAATATATGGATGGGACAGAGATGTGTTTACTCATGTGAAATCACTACAATATTTAGATCTACGccataatttgattaaaatagtAAACGAATCATCTTTTCCAACTGCGTTACTTGCAAATTTGAAACAGATAAGTTTAGCAACTAATCAATTTGCTTGTACTTGTGATCAGATATGGTTTGTAAGTTGGTTACGGCAGACAAATATGACGCTTTTAGGATACCCAAAAGCTTATTACTGTACTACACCAGACAACTACAATGGCATCTTGTTGAAAGATTACAAACCTTCTGTTTTGTGGTGCAGCCCAAtctttattattgtgatttcaaTTTCTGCATTAGTTTTCCTGTTAATTTCGACAATGatcatttttctaaaatgttatACAAATATTAAGAATTTGTTATACCTTCTCAAAGTTAAACAGTTCAGACGACAGGGATATATTCCGATTGTGAATAGCAATGATTACGAATATCACGCTTTTGTTGTTTATTGCGATGAAAACCGAATATGGGTACATGACGACTTCgtaaaaaaacttgaaaatgagCAGGGATTTAAGTTCTGTATTCATCACAGAGACTTTGATGTAGGAGAATCTGTCAGTGGAAATGTTGATAAATTCCTTAAAAAGTCATGGAAGGTTGTTGTTATAATATCAAATGCCTTTGCTAAAAACGAATGGTGTCAATGGGAAGTAGATATAATTCAGGAGAGAAGACGTCGACAAGGCAAAAATGCACTTCTATTAGTAATGCTTGAAAATGTCACCTCGAAAAATATGACAAGTCCACTGCATACCTTACTAGACAGTACCCCGCACTTGAGGTACAAAAAAGGAATAGGTGAAAACTTATTTTGGAGTGCAGTAATTGCAGATCTTCGAAAAGCCGTTGGACAACCACCGATTTCTGAATTATAG